From a region of the Phragmites australis chromosome 21, lpPhrAust1.1, whole genome shotgun sequence genome:
- the LOC133903955 gene encoding cytochrome P450 89A2-like, which yields MDAPQLLLAALLLLFSAALLLLSAPGKRLPPGPPSVPLLGSVVWLTNSPADVEPLLRRLFERHGPVVSLRFGARLFVFVADRRLAHVALVERGAALADRPALASVRLLGDNDNTITRASYGAVWRLLRRNLVAETLHPSRMKLFAPARAWVRSVLVEKLGESGPEAPPRVVETFHYAMFCLLVLMCFGERLEEPAVSAVAAAQREELIYFAKDMSIFAFFPAVTKHLFRGRLDKARALRRRLKELFLPLINARREYKKRGGEPRKETTFEHSYVDTLLDIKLPEDGDRPLTDDEIIHLCSEFLNAGTDTTSTGLQWIMAELVKNPAIQEKLYNEIKTTTGDNKEEISEEDVHNMPYLKAVILEGLRKHPPAHFVLPHMAAEDMELGGYLIPKGATVNFMVAEMGRDEREWKNPMQFSPERFLPGGDGEGVDVTGTKGIRMMPFGVGRRICSGIDIAMLHLEYFVANMVREFEWKEVAGDEVDFAEKSEFTTVMKKPLRPRLVPRRTQSTSTTRSNGERWTKI from the coding sequence ATGGACGCGCCGCAGCTCCTCCTCGcagcgctcctcctcctcttctctgcCGCGCTCCTCCTACTCTCCGCGCCGGGCAAGCGCCTCCCGCCGGGCCCGCCGTCCGTGCCGTTGCTCGGCAGCGTGGTGTGGCTGACCAACTCGCCCGCCGACGTGGAGCCCCTGCTGCGGCGCCTCTTCGAGCGCCACGGCCCCGTCGTGTCGCTGCGCTTTGGGGCGCGGCTGTTCGTCTTCGTCGCCGACCGCCGCCTCGCGCACGTGGCGCTCGTGGAGCGCGGGGCGGCCCTGGCGGACCGCCCGGCGCTCGCGTCGGTCAGGCTCCTCGGCGACAACGACAACACCATCACGCGCGCCAGCTACGGCGCCGTGTGGCGGCTCTTGCGCCGCAACCTCGTCGCCGAGACGCTGCACCCGTCGCGCATGAAGCTGTTCGCGCCCGCGCGCGCGTGGGTGCGCAGCGTGCTCGTCGAGAAGCTGGGGGAGTCCGGGCCCGAGGCGCCGCCCCGGGTCGTGGAGACGTTCCACTACGCCATGTTCTGCCTCCTCGTGCTCATGTGCTTCGGCGAGCGCCTCGAGGAGCCCGCGGTGAGCGCGGTCGCCGCCGCGCAGCGCGAGGAACTCATCTACTTCGCCAAGGACATGTCCATCTTCGCCTTCTTCCCGGCGGTCACCAAGCACCTCTTCCGTGGGCGGCTCGATAAGGCGCGGGCCCTGCGGCGGCGTCTAAAGGAGCTCTTCCTGCCCCTCATCAACGCGCGCCGCGAGTACAAGAAGCGGGGCGGCGAGCCGAGGAAAGAGACAACGTTCGAGCACTCATACGTGGACACCCTGCTCGACATCAAGCTCCCCGAGGACGGCGACCGCCCGCTCACCGACGACGAGATCATCCACCTCTGCTCCGAGTTCCTCAACGCCGGGACGGACACCACATCCACCGGGCTGCAGTGGATCATGGCCGAGCTTGTCAAGAACCCGGCCATCCAGGAGAAGCTCTACAACGAGATCAAGACCACCACCGGCGACAACAAAGAAGAGATCTCCGAGGAGGACGTCCACAACATGCCGTACCTCAAGGCGGTGATCCTCGAAGGCCTCCGCAAGCACCCGCCGGCGCACTTCGTGCTGCCGCACATGGCGGCGGAGGACATGGAACTCGGCGGGTACCTGATCCCCAAAGGCGCAACGGTGAACTTCATGGTGGCCGAGATGGGCCGGGACGAGCGGGAGTGGAAGAACCCGATGCAGTTCTCTCCGGAGCGGTTCCTccccggcggcgacggcgagggcgTGGACGTGACGGGCACCAAGGGGATCAGGATGATGCCTTTCGGAGTCGGACGCAGGATCTGCTCGGGGATCGACATCGCCATGCTCCACCTGGAGTACTTCGTGGCCAACATGGTGCGGGAGTTCGAGTGGAAGGAGGTGGCCGGAGACGAGGTGGACTTCGCCGAGAAGAGCGAGTTCACCACCGTCATGAAGAAGCCGCTTCGCCCGCGCCTCGTGCCCAGGAGGACTCAAAGTACCAGTACTACTCGCAGCAATGGCGAACGCTGGACAAAAATCTAG